The Pontibacter pudoricolor genome contains a region encoding:
- a CDS encoding NADH-quinone oxidoreductase subunit B translates to MSDSNKDIKMAEAPEGYTGAGFFATSFEKVIGLARANSLWPLPFATSCCGIEFMATMGAHYDISRFGSERPSFSPRQADILLVMGTIAKKMGPVVKQVYEQMSEPRWVVAVGACATSGGIFDTYSVLQGIDRVVPVDVYVPGCPPRPEQILDGLMRVQDLAKNESLRRRNSPEYQALLESYNIK, encoded by the coding sequence ATGAGCGATTCTAATAAAGATATTAAAATGGCAGAAGCCCCGGAAGGTTATACCGGCGCGGGTTTTTTTGCTACATCGTTTGAGAAAGTAATTGGTCTGGCCCGTGCGAACTCGCTCTGGCCGTTGCCTTTTGCTACCTCGTGCTGCGGTATCGAATTCATGGCTACCATGGGCGCGCATTACGATATTTCACGTTTCGGTTCTGAGCGACCAAGCTTCTCGCCACGTCAGGCAGATATCCTGCTGGTTATGGGAACTATAGCTAAGAAAATGGGGCCTGTTGTAAAGCAGGTATACGAGCAGATGTCTGAGCCGCGCTGGGTAGTAGCTGTTGGTGCCTGTGCTACGTCAGGTGGTATTTTTGATACATATTCTGTACTACAGGGCATTGACCGTGTAGTGCCTGTGGATGTGTACGTGCCTGGTTGTCCGCCACGCCCGGAGCAGATACTGGATGGTTTGATGCGTGTGCAGGATTTAGCTAAAAACGAATCACTCCGCCGCCGCAACTCACCGGAGTATCAGGCTCTTTTGGAATCTTACAATATTAAATAA
- the folB gene encoding dihydroneopterin aldolase, whose protein sequence is MGQIALEGMEFFAFHGFYDEEQKIGNKYGIDLTINTDLRRAAETDDLHETVNYEVLYALVLEEMRTPARLLEHLGIRIIDKVYDKFPFVQSVKVSVYKYNPPLGGICKWAKVTLEEAR, encoded by the coding sequence ATGGGGCAGATCGCACTGGAGGGCATGGAATTCTTTGCCTTTCATGGGTTTTACGACGAAGAGCAGAAGATCGGAAACAAGTACGGCATTGACCTGACGATAAATACTGACCTGCGCCGCGCCGCCGAAACAGATGATTTGCATGAAACAGTAAACTATGAAGTGCTTTATGCGCTGGTGCTGGAAGAAATGAGAACTCCCGCAAGGTTACTGGAGCATCTCGGCATCCGCATCATCGACAAGGTTTATGACAAGTTTCCGTTTGTGCAGTCGGTGAAGGTGAGTGTATACAAGTATAACCCGCCGCTCGGAGGTATTTGTAAATGGGCAAAGGTTACACTGGAAGAAGCTCGTTAG
- a CDS encoding DivIVA domain-containing protein — protein MKITPLDIRQKTFEKAFRGLDKDEVNAFLLTLSQQWEKMMDENKDLRMKLDAANRETQKLREVESSLYKTLKTAEDTGNNILEQATKSAELRAREAELQANELLNKARNQARQVLEDAGRQTEKMVAEMQEEVKSLEQEYQRMEGYLDTLVRDLKNLANDALDKVERTKAKPKSSVNSMLSRAANVNIDNTELLKTLKDMDITTETIQQQIPASTAANAPIAVQNNGKEYNPLGDPAPDVTQPHPEIPNPVTPMPNVPSPEVEPIKPDYPGRVPAPDIEKPVPEIKPVQPDKPEIQPPMTEPSRNAYATNGAAVKQNGSFFDEIG, from the coding sequence ATGAAGATTACACCGTTAGATATCAGGCAGAAAACGTTTGAGAAGGCTTTCAGAGGACTGGACAAGGATGAAGTAAACGCATTTTTGCTTACGCTGTCGCAGCAGTGGGAGAAAATGATGGATGAAAATAAAGACCTCCGCATGAAGCTGGACGCCGCCAACCGCGAAACCCAGAAGCTGCGCGAAGTGGAATCATCGCTATATAAAACGCTTAAAACTGCCGAAGATACCGGGAACAATATTTTAGAGCAGGCTACTAAGTCAGCTGAACTGCGTGCCCGCGAAGCAGAGCTTCAGGCAAACGAGCTCTTAAACAAAGCCCGCAACCAGGCACGCCAGGTATTGGAAGATGCCGGCCGCCAGACCGAGAAAATGGTAGCAGAAATGCAGGAAGAAGTGAAGAGCCTGGAGCAGGAATACCAGCGTATGGAAGGCTATTTGGATACCCTTGTTCGTGATCTGAAAAACCTTGCGAATGATGCGCTGGATAAAGTTGAACGCACAAAAGCTAAACCAAAGAGTTCAGTAAACAGTATGCTTTCAAGAGCGGCTAATGTTAACATAGATAACACAGAGCTGCTGAAAACCTTGAAAGATATGGACATCACAACCGAAACGATACAGCAGCAGATACCTGCTTCTACTGCAGCTAATGCACCGATTGCAGTACAAAATAACGGCAAAGAATATAATCCACTTGGCGACCCGGCACCAGACGTAACCCAACCGCACCCTGAAATCCCGAACCCGGTAACGCCAATGCCTAATGTGCCTTCGCCTGAAGTTGAGCCTATAAAGCCGGACTACCCGGGTCGTGTGCCAGCTCCGGATATTGAGAAGCCTGTACCTGAAATTAAACCGGTTCAGCCGGACAAGCCTGAAATACAGCCACCTATGACAGAGCCATCGCGTAATGCTTATGCTACTAACGGAGCAGCTGTTAAGCAGAACGGTTCTTTCTTCGACGAGATAGGCTAA
- the pruA gene encoding L-glutamate gamma-semialdehyde dehydrogenase: protein MATGFFKVPTPINEPVKSYAPGSPEREELQRTYKELKSKEIDVPMYIGGDKVYTDKKKPMLQPHDHKHILGHFSEGDATHVEQAINAALAAREDWANMGWEHRASIFLKAAELLAGPWRARLNAATMLGQSKNAYQAEIDSACELIDFLRFNVQYMTEIYQMQPESSPGVWNRMEHRPLEGFVFALTPFNFTAIAGNLPASVAMMGNVVVWKPANTQIYAAQVIMELFREAGLPDGVINLVYVDGPTAGDVIFNHADFAGIHFTGSTGVFQNIWKTIGTNIHKYKTYPRIVGETGGKDFILAHRSADAKALATGIVRGAFEYQGQKCSAASRAYIPSNLWDEVKGYIIEDLKTFKMGAPEDFSNFINAVIDEKSFDKIAKYIDNAKNSNEVEIIAGGGYDKSKGYFIEPTVLLSHNPTYVTMCEEIFGPVISIYVYDENNFEETIELVNSTSPYALTGAIFSQDRYAAEYATKKLDQAAGNFYINDKPTGAVVGQQPFGGARASGTNDKAGSMLNLLRWVSARSIKETFVPPVDYRYPFLGENK, encoded by the coding sequence ATGGCAACCGGATTTTTTAAAGTACCAACACCCATAAACGAACCTGTAAAGTCTTATGCACCGGGCTCGCCGGAGCGCGAAGAACTGCAGCGCACTTATAAAGAACTGAAGTCGAAAGAGATCGATGTGCCGATGTACATTGGTGGCGACAAAGTTTATACCGATAAAAAGAAGCCGATGCTTCAGCCGCATGATCACAAGCACATACTGGGGCATTTCAGCGAAGGCGATGCAACACACGTGGAACAGGCTATTAATGCTGCACTTGCTGCGCGTGAAGACTGGGCAAACATGGGCTGGGAGCACCGCGCATCTATTTTCTTAAAAGCTGCCGAATTATTGGCTGGTCCCTGGAGAGCAAGATTGAATGCCGCTACTATGCTGGGGCAGTCTAAAAATGCTTACCAGGCGGAGATTGATTCTGCCTGTGAACTGATCGACTTCCTGCGCTTTAACGTGCAGTACATGACGGAGATTTACCAGATGCAGCCGGAATCTTCTCCGGGCGTTTGGAACCGCATGGAGCACCGCCCGCTGGAAGGTTTTGTGTTTGCCTTAACGCCATTCAACTTTACAGCTATTGCCGGTAACCTGCCTGCTTCGGTTGCCATGATGGGTAACGTAGTGGTTTGGAAGCCTGCTAATACACAGATCTATGCTGCTCAGGTGATCATGGAATTGTTCCGCGAAGCTGGCCTGCCGGATGGTGTTATTAACCTGGTTTATGTAGATGGCCCGACTGCCGGTGATGTTATCTTTAACCACGCTGATTTTGCAGGTATCCACTTTACAGGTAGCACAGGCGTATTCCAGAACATCTGGAAAACGATTGGTACCAACATCCATAAGTACAAAACGTACCCGCGTATAGTTGGCGAAACAGGTGGTAAAGACTTTATACTTGCCCACCGCTCTGCCGATGCCAAAGCACTGGCTACAGGTATCGTTCGTGGTGCATTCGAGTACCAGGGCCAGAAATGCTCTGCTGCGTCGCGTGCCTACATCCCAAGCAACCTGTGGGATGAAGTAAAAGGCTATATCATCGAAGACCTGAAAACCTTTAAAATGGGTGCTCCGGAAGATTTCAGCAACTTCATTAACGCCGTGATCGATGAGAAGTCTTTTGACAAGATTGCCAAGTATATTGATAATGCGAAAAACAGCAACGAAGTAGAGATCATTGCAGGTGGCGGTTACGACAAGTCAAAAGGTTACTTTATAGAGCCGACGGTGCTGCTGTCGCATAACCCGACTTATGTTACCATGTGCGAAGAGATTTTCGGGCCGGTTATCTCGATCTATGTGTATGACGAAAATAACTTCGAAGAAACTATAGAACTGGTTAACTCGACTTCGCCTTACGCACTTACCGGTGCAATTTTCAGCCAGGACCGCTACGCAGCAGAATACGCTACGAAAAAGTTAGATCAGGCTGCCGGTAACTTCTATATCAACGACAAACCGACAGGAGCCGTTGTTGGGCAGCAGCCGTTTGGTGGCGCGCGTGCCTCCGGTACGAACGACAAAGCTGGCTCTATGCTGAACCTGCTGCGTTGGGTATCAGCCCGTTCTATCAAAGAAACATTTGTGCCGCCGGTAGATTACCGTTACCCTTTCTTGGGCGAGAATAAATAA
- a CDS encoding NADH-quinone oxidoreductase subunit A: METTVNQYLPSDYLPILIQFAAAIGFVIFALVATHMLGPKRSSAVKDAAWESGIESVGDARTPISYKYFMTAILFVLFDVEIIFMYPWAVNFREFGVEGFLQMLLFLGLLMSGFFYVLKKGILKWE, translated from the coding sequence ATGGAAACTACTGTGAATCAGTACTTACCGTCTGACTACCTGCCGATTCTGATACAATTTGCAGCGGCCATTGGCTTTGTGATTTTTGCATTGGTGGCAACACACATGCTTGGCCCTAAGCGCAGCAGTGCTGTTAAAGATGCTGCCTGGGAAAGTGGTATCGAGTCAGTAGGTGATGCGCGTACGCCAATATCTTACAAGTACTTCATGACGGCCATCCTTTTCGTGCTTTTTGATGTGGAAATCATCTTTATGTACCCTTGGGCGGTCAATTTCAGAGAGTTTGGTGTGGAAGGTTTCCTGCAGATGCTTTTATTCCTTGGTTTGCTGATGTCCGGCTTCTTCTACGTGCTGAAGAAGGGTATTTTGAAGTGGGAATAG